Proteins from one Candidatus Omnitrophota bacterium genomic window:
- a CDS encoding PEP/pyruvate-binding domain-containing protein has protein sequence MVSTGFKGLDKVITGLRIGDNVVWQIDDIRNYQDFLGPFVKKALEEKKEVVYIRFADHKPLLEAGKGVKIFKLNAHEGFESFSTQLNSIIKERGEGVYYVFDCLSDLLSAWANDLMIGNFFKITCPYLYELNTIAYFSILRNRHSFKTVARIREITQLLIDVYEYEGRYYVHPLKVWNRYSPTMFLPHLMSKDRFVPIANSVDTARLFSNILKKGAKNTRRILDYWDRLFMKVEDLASKAGSQDEKKGMVKQLCRIMIAREEKLLSLVEEYYSLEDLLGIKSKMIGTGFIGGKAVGMLLARNMLLKERSLGMEKYFEPHDSFYVGSDVFYTYIVENGWWKLRMEQKTKEGYFSVAEALREKMLGGIFPEEIKEQFRQMVEYFGQSPIIVRSSSLLEDSFGNAFAGKYESIFLVNQGSPEERYNKFTEAVRRIYASAMNKDALAYRLQRGLDQADEQMALLVQRVSGAYHSDYFFPDIAGVGISYNTFVWNKDMDPKAGMLRIVAGLGTRAVNRVEGDYPRIAALDMPLVKPLAGAKDMQRFSQHDLDVLNIKENRLEAVPLRQLLADKVEINLEYTGARDYEAARRMEEAGKAAEDHWILTFDKLFSGTSFGDIMQKMLKLLEKRYGYPLDIEFTVNFKKDGTFQINLLQCRPLQTKGLGKKVEFPENIKKEDIIFRSKGSFLGGNISQPIKRMIFIDPQKYSALPLSSKYDIARAVGGLNKLITDREALPCFLMGPGRWGTTTPSLGVPVSFSEINNMAVLGELAFAGANCAPELSFGTHFFQDLVETNIFYVALFPESGQTFFNRGLIDSYRNLFRELAPSYGKYEDVIRVCDPPKGRIRLVADIVSQDILMFSR, from the coding sequence ATGGTCAGCACCGGCTTTAAGGGCCTGGACAAGGTAATAACGGGATTAAGGATCGGCGATAATGTCGTCTGGCAGATCGACGATATCAGGAATTATCAGGATTTCCTCGGCCCGTTCGTCAAGAAGGCCCTCGAAGAGAAGAAGGAAGTCGTCTATATAAGGTTCGCGGACCATAAGCCCCTGCTCGAGGCGGGCAAGGGCGTGAAGATATTTAAGCTTAACGCCCACGAAGGATTTGAATCGTTCTCGACCCAGCTTAACAGCATCATAAAAGAGCGCGGGGAAGGCGTCTATTACGTATTCGATTGCCTCTCCGACCTGCTCTCCGCGTGGGCGAACGACCTCATGATAGGGAATTTTTTCAAGATAACGTGCCCGTATCTCTACGAGCTCAATACCATAGCCTACTTTTCGATACTGCGCAACAGGCATTCCTTCAAGACTGTCGCCCGCATCCGCGAGATAACGCAGCTCCTCATAGACGTCTACGAATACGAGGGCAGGTATTATGTCCATCCGCTGAAGGTCTGGAACAGGTATTCGCCGACGATGTTCCTGCCGCACCTGATGAGCAAGGACCGTTTCGTGCCGATAGCGAACAGCGTCGATACGGCGCGCCTCTTCTCGAATATCCTTAAGAAAGGCGCGAAGAACACCCGCAGGATACTCGATTACTGGGACCGCCTCTTCATGAAAGTGGAGGACCTTGCCTCAAAGGCGGGTTCGCAGGACGAGAAGAAGGGGATGGTAAAGCAGCTCTGCAGGATAATGATAGCGCGCGAGGAGAAACTCCTTTCGTTAGTCGAGGAGTATTACTCCCTCGAGGACCTGCTCGGCATCAAATCAAAGATGATAGGTACGGGTTTCATCGGGGGCAAGGCCGTCGGCATGCTGCTCGCGAGGAATATGCTCCTCAAGGAGCGCTCCCTGGGCATGGAGAAATATTTCGAGCCGCACGATTCTTTCTATGTGGGTTCCGACGTCTTCTACACTTATATAGTCGAGAACGGATGGTGGAAACTCAGGATGGAGCAGAAGACGAAGGAGGGATATTTTTCCGTAGCCGAGGCGCTCCGCGAAAAGATGCTGGGAGGGATCTTCCCGGAAGAGATAAAGGAGCAGTTCCGGCAGATGGTAGAATATTTCGGGCAGTCGCCCATAATCGTGCGTTCCAGCAGCCTGCTGGAAGACAGTTTCGGTAACGCCTTCGCAGGAAAATACGAGAGCATATTCCTGGTGAACCAGGGTTCGCCGGAAGAAAGGTACAATAAGTTCACGGAGGCGGTAAGGCGCATCTACGCGAGCGCGATGAACAAGGACGCCCTGGCATACCGCCTGCAGCGCGGACTCGACCAAGCCGATGAACAGATGGCCCTGCTGGTCCAGAGGGTCTCGGGCGCGTACCATTCAGATTATTTCTTCCCGGATATCGCGGGAGTGGGGATATCGTATAACACGTTCGTCTGGAACAAGGACATGGACCCCAAGGCCGGGATGCTAAGGATAGTGGCGGGCCTGGGGACGCGAGCCGTCAACCGCGTAGAGGGCGACTATCCCAGGATAGCGGCGCTCGATATGCCCCTGGTCAAACCGCTGGCTGGCGCAAAAGATATGCAGAGGTTCTCCCAGCACGACCTCGACGTGCTGAACATCAAAGAGAACAGGCTCGAGGCCGTGCCGCTAAGGCAACTGTTGGCCGATAAGGTGGAGATCAACCTTGAGTATACCGGCGCGAGGGATTACGAGGCGGCCCGCCGGATGGAAGAGGCGGGGAAGGCCGCCGAAGATCACTGGATATTGACCTTCGACAAGCTTTTCTCCGGCACGTCATTCGGCGATATAATGCAAAAGATGCTTAAACTACTCGAGAAGCGTTACGGATACCCGCTCGATATCGAGTTCACCGTGAATTTCAAGAAAGACGGGACATTCCAGATAAACCTCCTGCAATGCCGTCCCCTGCAGACGAAAGGCCTCGGTAAAAAGGTGGAGTTCCCGGAGAATATCAAGAAGGAAGACATTATCTTCCGCTCAAAAGGTTCTTTCCTGGGAGGGAATATATCCCAGCCCATAAAGAGGATGATATTTATCGATCCCCAAAAGTACAGCGCGCTGCCGCTTTCTTCCAAGTATGATATCGCCCGTGCAGTGGGCGGGCTCAATAAACTCATCACTGACAGGGAAGCGTTGCCGTGTTTCCTCATGGGGCCGGGCAGATGGGGCACGACTACTCCCTCGCTCGGCGTCCCGGTCTCTTTTTCCGAGATAAATAATATGGCCGTCCTGGGCGAACTTGCGTTTGCCGGGGCCAATTGCGCCCCCGAGCTCTCATTCGGCACGCACTTCTTCCAGGACTTAGTGGAGACCAATATATTCTACGTCGCGCTCTTTCCGGAAAGCGGGCAGACATTCTTCAACCGGGGACTGATAGATTCGTACCGGAACTTATTCCGGGAATTGGCGCCTTCATACGGGAAATATGAAGATGTGATAAGGGTCTGCGACCCTCCAAAGGGGCGGATACGCCTTGTCGCAGATATCGTTTCCCAGGATATCCTGATGTTCTCCCGATAA
- a CDS encoding Gfo/Idh/MocA family oxidoreductase yields MDKIKVGVIGVGHLGQHHARIYAGMEGVELAGICDIDIRRAKKLARKYRATAFTDYKQMFGVVNCASVVVPTELHYHVAKDCLLNGISVLIEKPVTKFVGEADDLLNIARERKLIIQVGHIERFNAAVRALDEIPGNVRFIECHRLGPFKKRALDVGVVLDLMIHDIDIILGLVKSEISSIDAVGVNILTDHEDLANVRIRFKNGAVANLTASRVTKSEMRKIRLFKDDCYVSLDYIKQEAVLYRKVNNRITGKLINIKKEEPLKKELEAFINCVRTGERPLVSGEEGRDALKFALQIEDAIRENLKNNA; encoded by the coding sequence ATGGACAAGATAAAGGTCGGGGTTATAGGTGTAGGGCATCTGGGTCAGCACCACGCGCGCATATACGCGGGCATGGAGGGCGTCGAGCTCGCCGGAATATGCGACATTGATATCAGGCGCGCCAAAAAACTCGCAAGAAAATACAGAGCTACCGCTTTCACCGATTATAAGCAGATGTTCGGCGTGGTAAACTGCGCCTCTGTGGTCGTCCCTACCGAACTCCACTATCACGTAGCCAAAGATTGCCTCTTAAACGGCATATCCGTCCTCATAGAGAAACCGGTGACAAAATTCGTCGGCGAGGCCGATGACCTGTTGAATATCGCAAGGGAGCGCAAGCTTATCATCCAGGTCGGGCACATCGAAAGGTTCAACGCCGCGGTCCGCGCCCTCGACGAGATACCGGGCAACGTCAGGTTCATCGAATGCCACAGGCTCGGCCCTTTCAAGAAACGCGCGCTCGACGTCGGCGTAGTCCTCGACCTGATGATCCATGACATAGATATCATCCTCGGGCTCGTGAAGTCCGAGATCTCATCGATAGACGCGGTCGGCGTAAATATCCTGACCGACCACGAGGACCTCGCGAACGTCAGGATAAGGTTCAAGAACGGCGCTGTCGCGAACCTGACCGCGAGCCGCGTCACGAAATCCGAAATGCGCAAGATACGCCTCTTTAAGGACGACTGCTATGTATCGCTCGATTACATCAAGCAGGAAGCGGTGCTCTATAGGAAGGTCAACAACAGGATCACCGGAAAACTTATAAACATCAAAAAAGAAGAGCCGCTAAAAAAAGAGCTCGAGGCCTTCATAAACTGCGTGAGGACCGGCGAGCGGCCGCTCGTTTCCGGCGAGGAAGGGCGCGACGCGCTTAAATTCGCGCTGCAGATAGAGGACGCAATAAGGGAAAACCTGAAGAATAATGCCTAA
- a CDS encoding anaerobic glycerol-3-phosphate dehydrogenase subunit C, with protein MTLLEKELRKIIKGDVLFDDLTRHIYSFGASIYKIRPKGIVIPKDKDDVAALVKYAFRNNIPLTARGACTSLAGQAVGNGIIIDFTKYMNKAIDYKGGDTATVQPGIVYGELNKLLARYGKFFPPDPSSGDYCTIGGMIADNSGGPHSVKYGTTADWVLELEAVLANGDRVILSPRVKIKDISIPLAELLKNSEEVIKRSVPRVMRSSSGYNVYDILKGDWVDLVKLMAGSEGTLAIITEAKLRLAPLVGMRASLLLFLKDLQSIADIVAELRGLSASAIEFMDETFIKLAVEAEPKLRDLLQNGAKGVLLVELEENSTPSLDGKIDAVKGRLLKERKLISGMSVARDADEQDRLWGVRRAAVPITNRIKGKKRPVPFIEDAIVPPENLDDFIIGAYAIFEKYGVEACVYGHAGDGNMHIRPLLDMRDKEDLAKIDGIADDFYRMVISLGGSTTAEHGDGILRVPYLKKQFGPLYDIFVRIKDIFDPKGILNPGKKIGKDGTITHDLIYDAGIKYVDTKTVFDSEKIREEIGKCHACGLCRNVCPVNISLPQELASPRAKAAILKAVITGELDKRLLRDKTIKGVLDLCINCKSCRVECPTGADVSELCALAKEIYVREWGVPFSQSVLENMRFLGSASAELTVLADIFMCSTFGRRLMQSSLGLDERRLLPKPCVPPFEKRRLSGKSGRRRVAYFYGCYVNFFNADGEGAAALKVFEKNNIEVVIPRQRCCGIPSISSGNTDAVRKDISYNLKYLNEAVKSGCDIVTGCPSCGLALKEDYPRILSTPTALLVSQKTFDIHEYLWILFNEGEMNTDFKPSGKSVVFHAPCHLKAQEIGDLQQCLVELVPGVSIKKITDSCCGMGGTFGLKKENYDLSLAIGERLFRELKEANADYILTGCGACKSQISQTTLTKVIHPIEFLADHY; from the coding sequence ATGACCTTATTGGAAAAAGAACTTAGAAAGATCATCAAAGGTGATGTCCTTTTTGATGATTTGACCCGCCATATCTATTCCTTCGGCGCGTCGATTTATAAGATCAGACCGAAAGGCATCGTCATCCCTAAGGACAAGGACGATGTCGCCGCGCTGGTCAAATACGCTTTCCGGAACAATATCCCCCTTACTGCCCGCGGCGCGTGCACAAGCCTCGCCGGCCAGGCGGTAGGCAACGGCATAATAATCGATTTCACCAAATACATGAATAAGGCCATCGACTATAAAGGCGGCGACACGGCCACTGTCCAGCCCGGAATCGTCTACGGCGAGTTGAACAAATTATTGGCCAGGTACGGGAAATTCTTCCCGCCCGACCCTTCGAGCGGGGATTACTGCACGATAGGCGGGATGATCGCCGATAATTCGGGCGGGCCGCATTCGGTGAAATACGGCACTACCGCGGATTGGGTCCTTGAACTCGAGGCCGTCCTCGCGAATGGTGACAGGGTTATCCTGTCGCCGCGCGTTAAGATAAAAGATATCTCGATACCGCTCGCGGAATTACTAAAAAATAGCGAGGAAGTCATAAAGAGATCCGTTCCCAGGGTCATGAGGAGCTCTAGCGGATACAATGTCTACGATATCCTTAAAGGCGATTGGGTAGACCTGGTGAAATTGATGGCCGGCTCCGAGGGCACTCTGGCGATCATAACCGAGGCGAAACTGAGATTGGCGCCCCTGGTCGGGATGCGCGCATCGCTCCTGTTATTCCTGAAAGACCTGCAGTCGATAGCGGATATCGTCGCCGAGCTTCGCGGCCTTTCGGCTTCGGCGATAGAGTTCATGGACGAGACTTTCATCAAACTCGCCGTCGAAGCGGAGCCGAAACTCAGGGACCTTCTCCAGAATGGGGCGAAGGGGGTATTGCTCGTCGAGCTGGAAGAGAACAGCACGCCGTCCCTCGACGGGAAGATAGACGCCGTAAAAGGCCGGCTCCTTAAGGAGAGGAAACTTATATCGGGGATGAGTGTTGCCAGGGACGCGGACGAGCAAGACCGCCTTTGGGGGGTCCGGCGCGCGGCAGTCCCGATCACCAACAGGATAAAAGGGAAGAAGCGCCCGGTCCCGTTCATCGAGGATGCGATAGTCCCTCCGGAGAACCTGGACGATTTTATAATAGGCGCTTACGCGATATTTGAAAAATACGGCGTCGAAGCATGCGTCTACGGGCATGCAGGGGACGGCAATATGCACATACGCCCGCTCCTCGATATGAGGGATAAGGAGGATCTCGCCAAGATCGACGGGATCGCCGACGATTTTTACAGGATGGTCATCTCGCTCGGCGGTTCGACCACCGCCGAACACGGCGACGGCATATTGAGGGTCCCGTATCTCAAGAAGCAGTTCGGCCCGCTTTACGATATCTTCGTCCGGATAAAGGATATCTTCGACCCGAAAGGCATTTTAAATCCCGGAAAGAAGATAGGCAAGGACGGGACGATCACTCACGACTTGATCTACGACGCCGGCATAAAATATGTCGATACGAAGACCGTGTTTGATTCGGAGAAGATAAGGGAGGAGATCGGGAAGTGCCATGCCTGCGGCCTTTGCAGGAACGTATGCCCGGTGAATATCAGCCTGCCGCAGGAACTCGCTTCGCCGCGCGCCAAGGCCGCGATACTTAAGGCCGTAATTACCGGCGAGTTGGATAAAAGGCTGCTCAGGGACAAGACCATCAAAGGCGTTCTTGACCTGTGCATCAATTGCAAGTCCTGCCGCGTAGAATGCCCTACCGGCGCGGACGTCTCCGAGCTTTGCGCCCTGGCTAAAGAGATATACGTAAGGGAATGGGGCGTGCCGTTCTCCCAGTCTGTCCTGGAAAATATGAGGTTCCTCGGTTCGGCCTCGGCCGAATTAACGGTCCTCGCCGATATTTTCATGTGTTCAACGTTCGGCAGGCGCCTCATGCAGTCCTCCCTCGGCCTGGACGAGAGGCGTCTCCTGCCCAAGCCCTGCGTCCCGCCGTTCGAGAAAAGAAGATTGAGCGGGAAGAGCGGCAGGAGGAGGGTCGCGTATTTTTATGGCTGCTATGTGAATTTTTTTAACGCGGACGGCGAAGGCGCGGCCGCGCTTAAGGTATTCGAGAAGAATAATATAGAGGTCGTCATTCCTCGCCAGAGATGCTGCGGCATCCCGAGCATATCATCCGGCAACACCGACGCCGTCAGGAAAGACATCTCCTATAACCTAAAATACCTTAACGAGGCAGTGAAGTCGGGCTGCGATATCGTGACAGGGTGCCCAAGCTGCGGGCTCGCCCTTAAAGAGGATTATCCGAGGATACTCTCTACGCCCACGGCGCTGCTTGTCTCGCAGAAGACATTCGATATCCACGAATATCTCTGGATCCTGTTCAACGAAGGCGAGATGAACACTGATTTTAAGCCATCGGGCAAGAGCGTCGTATTCCATGCCCCCTGCCACCTCAAGGCCCAGGAGATCGGCGATCTGCAGCAATGCCTGGTCGAACTGGTCCCGGGAGTGTCGATAAAGAAGATCACGGATTCATGCTGCGGCATGGGCGGGACGTTCGGGCTCAAAAAGGAGAATTACGATCTCTCGCTTGCCATCGGGGAAAGGCTGTTCAGGGAGCTAAAGGAAGCGAACGCCGACTATATCCTGACAGGCTGCGGAGCGTGCAAGTCCCAGATATCGCAAACCACCTTAACGAAGGTCATCCATCCTATCGAATTCCTCGCCGACCACTACTAG
- the lpxB gene encoding lipid-A-disaccharide synthase, with product MPKKIMIIAGEASGDLHGSSLVLALKELEPDVKLVGMGGEKMIKAGLRSFQDIKDLSVIGLLEILSSLKKFKDAFNLLAGKLDSEKPDAVILIDYPEFNLRFAKEAKKRGIPVIYYISPQIWAWRKGRVNIVKKYVGKMIVILKFEKDFYSKEGVDVEFVGHPLLDVVKPSFGREEFLKKYGLEPAFKTIALLPGSRLTEIERNLPIMLKAAKRIKDRFGDTQFILAKPPEIKASAYEKILKKSPLKPAVAEGHPYDCINAAELVLVASGTATVETMILEKPMLIIYKVSLLTWLVGKLLVKVPNIGLVNIIAGEKIVPELVQFDATPSKISSEVSSLFSSLEKMGAMKVRLAAVKAGLGGPGASRRAAEIILKQLRK from the coding sequence ATGCCTAAAAAGATAATGATAATAGCGGGCGAGGCTTCGGGCGACCTGCACGGCTCAAGCCTCGTTCTCGCGTTAAAAGAACTCGAACCGGACGTAAAATTGGTCGGCATGGGCGGCGAGAAGATGATCAAGGCCGGCCTCCGGTCGTTCCAGGACATAAAAGACCTCTCAGTTATCGGGCTCCTCGAGATATTATCCAGCCTCAAAAAATTCAAGGACGCATTCAACCTTCTCGCGGGAAAGCTCGATTCCGAAAAACCTGACGCAGTCATCCTTATCGATTATCCGGAATTCAACCTGCGGTTCGCGAAAGAGGCAAAGAAACGCGGCATCCCCGTCATATATTACATCAGCCCTCAGATATGGGCATGGCGCAAGGGACGCGTGAATATCGTAAAAAAATACGTCGGCAAGATGATAGTCATCCTGAAATTCGAGAAGGATTTTTACTCGAAGGAAGGCGTAGATGTGGAATTCGTGGGGCATCCCCTGCTCGACGTGGTTAAGCCCTCCTTCGGCAGGGAAGAGTTCCTGAAGAAATACGGCCTTGAACCGGCCTTCAAAACGATAGCCCTCTTGCCCGGATCGCGCCTCACCGAGATCGAAAGAAATCTCCCTATAATGCTCAAAGCCGCCAAACGGATAAAGGACAGGTTCGGGGATACACAGTTCATACTTGCCAAGCCTCCGGAAATAAAGGCCTCCGCATACGAAAAGATATTAAAGAAGTCGCCGCTTAAGCCCGCGGTCGCGGAAGGTCATCCGTATGACTGCATAAACGCCGCGGAACTGGTCCTGGTCGCCTCCGGGACCGCGACGGTCGAAACGATGATACTCGAGAAGCCGATGCTGATAATATATAAGGTCTCTCTTCTTACGTGGCTCGTCGGGAAACTACTTGTCAAGGTCCCGAATATAGGCCTCGTGAATATTATCGCCGGCGAAAAGATAGTGCCGGAATTGGTACAATTTGACGCGACGCCATCTAAGATATCCTCAGAAGTCTCCTCTCTCTTCTCCTCCCTGGAAAAGATGGGAGCGATGAAGGTACGGCTTGCCGCGGTAAAAGCGGGATTGGGCGGGCCCGGCGCGAGCAGGCGCGCCGCGGAGATAATTCTCAAACAGTTAAGAAAGTGA
- the gdhA gene encoding NADP-specific glutamate dehydrogenase produces MPAKKIEDFMSKVMERDPAQPEFHQAVQEVAESVWDYIDDNPRYREEKILERMVEPERVFMFRVPWADDKGNIQINRGFRIQMNSAIGPYKGGLRFHPSVNLSILKFLAFEQVFKNALTTLPMGGGKGGSDFDPKGKSDAEVMRFCQSFMTELERHIGPDTDVPAGDIGVGGREIGFLFGQYKRLRNEFSGVLTGKGLRWGGSLVRPEATGYGCVYFVEEMMKTKGQSLKGKTCAVSGSGNVAQYTVEKLIELGAKVVTLSDSNGFIYDEGGLDKKELSCVLDLKNVRRGRIKECAKEFKCKYFDNQRPWGIKCDIAFPSATQNEISGEDAKMLVKNGCVAIGEGANMPTTPEGIKVFQKAKVLYAPGKASNAGGVATSGLEMSQNSMRLSWSREEVDDKLHDIMIAIHEQCVRYGKEGSYINYVKGANIAGFVKVADAMIDQGLV; encoded by the coding sequence ATGCCAGCAAAGAAGATCGAAGATTTTATGTCAAAAGTCATGGAGAGGGATCCCGCGCAGCCCGAATTCCACCAGGCGGTGCAGGAAGTCGCGGAATCGGTATGGGATTATATCGATGACAATCCCAGGTACAGGGAAGAGAAGATACTTGAAAGGATGGTCGAACCCGAGCGGGTCTTTATGTTCAGGGTCCCCTGGGCCGACGACAAGGGCAACATCCAGATAAACCGCGGTTTTCGTATACAGATGAACAGCGCGATAGGCCCGTATAAAGGCGGCCTTCGTTTCCATCCCAGCGTAAACCTGAGCATACTGAAGTTCCTCGCTTTCGAACAGGTATTCAAGAACGCGCTTACTACGCTTCCCATGGGCGGCGGAAAAGGCGGTTCGGATTTCGACCCGAAGGGAAAATCCGATGCTGAGGTGATGAGGTTCTGCCAGAGTTTTATGACAGAGCTCGAGAGGCATATCGGCCCGGATACGGACGTGCCGGCCGGTGATATAGGCGTCGGTGGCCGCGAGATAGGGTTTTTGTTCGGCCAGTACAAGAGATTGCGCAACGAATTTTCCGGCGTGCTGACAGGCAAGGGCCTGAGATGGGGCGGAAGCCTCGTAAGGCCGGAAGCGACCGGTTACGGCTGCGTATATTTCGTCGAAGAGATGATGAAAACGAAAGGCCAGAGCCTTAAGGGCAAGACCTGCGCGGTATCCGGTTCCGGCAACGTCGCCCAGTATACCGTCGAGAAGCTCATCGAGCTGGGGGCGAAAGTAGTCACGCTCTCGGATTCGAACGGCTTCATATACGACGAGGGCGGCCTCGACAAGAAAGAATTAAGCTGTGTCCTCGACCTCAAGAACGTCCGCCGCGGAAGGATCAAGGAATGCGCGAAAGAGTTCAAGTGCAAGTATTTCGATAACCAGCGCCCGTGGGGCATCAAGTGCGATATCGCTTTCCCGAGCGCAACCCAGAACGAGATATCCGGCGAAGACGCGAAGATGCTGGTAAAGAACGGCTGCGTAGCCATAGGCGAAGGCGCCAACATGCCTACGACGCCCGAGGGCATCAAGGTTTTCCAGAAGGCGAAGGTTCTTTACGCGCCCGGAAAGGCCTCAAATGCCGGCGGCGTCGCTACCTCAGGCCTCGAGATGTCCCAGAACAGCATGAGACTCTCGTGGTCGCGCGAAGAGGTCGATGACAAACTGCACGATATAATGATCGCCATACACGAACAGTGCGTCAGGTACGGCAAGGAAGGCAGTTACATAAACTATGTCAAGGGCGCTAACATAGCCGGCTTTGTGAAGGTGGCCGACGCTATGATAGACCAGGGCCTGGTTTAA
- the larA gene encoding nickel-dependent lactate racemase → MKINIPYGKKQVGVSIHEKNLLGILHPNRSHSKKSESRIIKEAILHPMGCCRLRDLVSPKETIAIVVPDLARVCPRKLIIPILLDELKKGGIRDKDVTIFMAVGMLTPPTRPEIEEAFGKKIVKRIKIKIHDPSDSSNLTNLGYVANGVPVIVNKQMLYNDHVISIGVIEPHLHAGFSGGPETLSIGMAGEETIKFTHSPKFIDKPGAKPGVIKDNPFHRWIMEFACIAKLKFIINVVNDDLGRTIFAAAGEPQLAFYRGIEHAMLHYRVKVDEPADIIICGVGWPKDVNLYQASRALTYLTNTQKPIVKKGGLILISARCEDGIGKGLGERRFYDAMVKAKSPAGIVKKMKNKTCLAGEQRAYAVAKSLLFADCAFVGTKFPDRAKKMKMLSFEDMDEALEYAFATRGKDAKVYVVPHALVTLPVSR, encoded by the coding sequence ATGAAGATAAATATACCTTACGGAAAAAAGCAGGTCGGTGTTTCCATCCACGAGAAGAACCTTCTGGGTATCCTTCATCCCAATAGGTCGCACAGCAAGAAATCCGAATCCCGCATAATAAAAGAAGCGATACTCCACCCCATGGGTTGCTGCCGGCTCAGGGACCTCGTCTCGCCCAAAGAGACGATCGCCATAGTCGTGCCGGACCTCGCAAGGGTATGTCCCCGCAAGCTTATAATTCCCATATTGCTGGATGAGTTGAAAAAGGGCGGGATAAGGGATAAGGATGTGACGATCTTCATGGCGGTCGGGATGCTCACGCCCCCGACAAGGCCGGAGATCGAAGAAGCTTTCGGGAAAAAGATTGTCAAGCGGATAAAAATAAAGATCCACGACCCCTCGGACAGCTCAAACCTGACCAATCTCGGATATGTCGCCAACGGCGTCCCTGTAATAGTCAACAAGCAGATGCTCTATAACGACCATGTCATCTCTATCGGTGTCATCGAGCCGCACCTGCACGCCGGTTTCTCGGGTGGGCCGGAGACGCTGAGCATAGGCATGGCCGGCGAAGAGACGATAAAGTTCACCCATTCTCCGAAATTCATCGATAAACCGGGCGCGAAACCCGGAGTCATCAAGGATAACCCCTTCCACCGCTGGATCATGGAATTCGCCTGCATAGCCAAACTGAAATTCATAATAAACGTCGTGAATGACGACCTGGGGCGCACGATATTCGCGGCCGCGGGCGAACCACAGCTGGCTTTTTACAGGGGAATAGAACACGCGATGCTCCATTACAGGGTGAAGGTGGATGAACCGGCCGACATAATCATCTGCGGAGTGGGCTGGCCCAAAGATGTCAACCTCTACCAGGCATCACGCGCCCTGACTTACCTGACCAACACGCAGAAACCCATCGTCAAAAAGGGCGGGCTTATACTCATCTCCGCGCGATGCGAAGACGGCATAGGTAAAGGGCTGGGCGAACGCAGGTTCTATGACGCTATGGTAAAGGCGAAGAGCCCCGCCGGGATCGTAAAGAAGATGAAGAACAAGACTTGTCTTGCCGGAGAACAGAGGGCGTATGCCGTGGCAAAGTCCCTTCTTTTTGCCGATTGCGCTTTCGTCGGGACAAAATTCCCCGATAGGGCAAAAAAGATGAAGATGTTGTCTTTTGAGGATATGGATGAGGCGTTGGAATACGCTTTTGCCACCCGCGGAAAGGACGCGAAGGTCTATGTTGTCCCGCACGCGCTCGTAACTCTGCCAGTATCGCGATGA